The following coding sequences are from one Bacteroidales bacterium window:
- a CDS encoding DUF4292 domain-containing protein — translation MKKNNYFWLFIFSVNMIVLLTSCKIFKKTSNIPSQSQEQIEQKTVHHHTDSIFKKLERNYLNFTTMSAKFSCTFTDDKKDKTTFSGSLRIRANQLVWVSINTLLNIEFARILLRPDSVFFIDRVGKFYFSGDYLNVSQLFFINMDFDMIYSLLLNKDFSYYETSFFKIMRDENHLRLSTPARTKIKKYVKKREDLERIYMQDIWIDTTYWKIRKQRIKEISNPNQTFTLEYNDFRSIDHNILFPYEYNIEILSDKKFTLSIILEKVSLNDSIITNFRIPSDYKNFLEKK, via the coding sequence ATGAAAAAAAATAATTACTTCTGGCTGTTTATTTTTTCTGTGAATATGATCGTTTTGCTTACTAGTTGCAAAATTTTTAAAAAAACCTCCAATATCCCTTCTCAGTCTCAAGAACAAATCGAACAAAAAACAGTTCACCATCATACTGATAGCATTTTTAAAAAGTTAGAAAGAAATTACTTGAATTTTACTACGATGTCAGCAAAATTTTCTTGTACTTTTACCGACGATAAAAAAGATAAAACTACATTTTCTGGATCTTTGAGAATCAGGGCTAATCAGCTTGTTTGGGTCTCCATCAATACTCTTTTGAATATCGAATTTGCAAGGATCTTACTTCGTCCTGATTCGGTCTTTTTTATTGATCGAGTTGGCAAGTTTTATTTCAGTGGAGATTATTTAAACGTTTCACAACTTTTCTTTATCAATATGGACTTCGACATGATATATTCTTTACTATTAAACAAAGATTTTTCGTACTATGAAACAAGTTTTTTTAAAATAATGCGTGACGAGAACCATCTCCGTCTTTCTACCCCTGCTAGAACTAAAATCAAAAAATATGTCAAAAAAAGAGAGGATCTTGAAAGAATTTATATGCAGGATATATGGATCGATACTACTTACTGGAAAATTAGAAAACAAAGAATAAAGGAAATATCTAATCCTAATCAAACGTTTACGTTGGAATACAACGATTTTCGAAGTATTGATCATAATATTTTATTTCCTTATGAGTATAACATTGAAATACTGTCAGATAAAAAATTTACTTTATCCATTATACTTGAAAAGGTGTCACTTAATGACTCCATCATTACCAACTTCAGAATTCCATCAGATTATAAAAATTTTCTTGAAAAGAAATGA
- a CDS encoding tetratricopeptide repeat protein, whose amino-acid sequence MSKVIFYFILLGITVTSCRTKKNEVNQPQQHSSITLTTQYIEAFRQAFLQQNETAKDIFNSILETHPWHHPSHYELGKLFFNEGKYDKAIEHLNKAVKLDPNNIWYKILLAQSYIMMGEYKDAIEVYEKLTRQYPNSSDFLIKLGDLYFQANNATKALETFNYLEKKIGPTEEVYRRKFEIYLTIGQEEKAYQELATMLKTIPGNPQYSLKLAEYYFKTGRIHLGYDYLQKTLSYDPSNTLANLYLADYYFLIKDTLKAKEQVNSLIERSDISVDDKVFIVLSLMQKDLYGDSLIIFSFINNLIKQYPDDPKIYALSGDVHFQRNHLSEAIEFWKRSIHLDSSRYLVWENLLYAQFLTDDRQGLFTFVPRAMELFPEQPHLQFFHYYLEFIKQNFEAINSQLKNYVKYFKDKELERFTKILLSLSNLYSVPNTPEEAIVAELEKSGIETFSYMYFCFLIQVKTDTLKALSWASKHPFKNLTHLTYQNAIKAFYEKNYKQASFLIHKTEYQKEFFPEILELAGDIALKEGSSEEAIDWWTYAYALTKSPRINIKLQTQLNYEKK is encoded by the coding sequence ATGTCGAAAGTCATTTTTTATTTCATTTTATTAGGAATTACAGTTACTTCATGCAGGACAAAAAAAAATGAGGTAAATCAACCTCAGCAGCATTCCAGTATAACTCTCACAACTCAATACATCGAAGCTTTCCGGCAGGCATTTCTTCAGCAGAACGAAACTGCTAAAGACATTTTCAACAGTATTCTTGAAACACATCCTTGGCATCATCCTTCGCATTACGAACTTGGCAAATTATTTTTTAACGAAGGTAAATATGACAAAGCCATCGAACATTTAAATAAAGCTGTAAAGCTTGATCCCAATAACATATGGTATAAGATCCTCCTAGCCCAGTCTTATATTATGATGGGCGAATATAAGGATGCCATTGAGGTTTACGAAAAACTCACACGCCAATACCCTAACAGTTCAGATTTTCTAATCAAGCTTGGAGACTTGTATTTTCAAGCAAACAATGCTACCAAAGCCCTAGAAACCTTTAACTATCTCGAAAAAAAAATTGGACCAACTGAAGAAGTTTACAGAAGAAAATTTGAAATTTATCTAACTATAGGGCAAGAAGAAAAAGCTTATCAAGAACTTGCCACAATGCTCAAAACCATCCCTGGTAACCCTCAATATTCTTTAAAATTAGCTGAATACTATTTTAAAACAGGAAGAATTCATCTGGGATACGATTATCTTCAAAAAACTCTTTCATACGATCCTTCCAACACACTAGCAAATCTCTACTTGGCAGATTACTACTTTCTTATCAAAGATACGTTAAAGGCAAAAGAACAGGTAAATTCTCTGATTGAAAGATCAGACATTTCAGTAGATGATAAAGTTTTTATCGTGCTTTCTCTCATGCAAAAAGATCTGTATGGTGATTCTTTAATTATTTTTTCTTTTATAAATAATCTTATTAAGCAATATCCAGATGATCCTAAAATTTATGCTCTCAGTGGTGATGTGCATTTTCAAAGAAATCATCTTTCAGAAGCTATTGAATTTTGGAAGCGATCTATTCATCTTGATTCCTCTCGATATTTAGTCTGGGAAAATTTGTTGTACGCTCAGTTTCTGACTGATGATCGACAAGGTTTATTTACTTTTGTACCCCGTGCCATGGAACTTTTTCCCGAACAACCTCACTTGCAATTTTTTCACTATTACCTCGAATTCATTAAACAAAATTTTGAAGCAATTAATTCTCAACTGAAAAATTATGTTAAATATTTCAAGGATAAAGAACTAGAGAGATTTACTAAAATCTTACTTTCTTTGAGCAATCTTTATTCGGTACCAAATACTCCTGAAGAAGCAATTGTTGCTGAATTAGAAAAATCTGGAATAGAAACATTCTCTTATATGTACTTCTGTTTTTTGATCCAAGTCAAAACCGATACCCTTAAAGCTCTTAGCTGGGCTAGTAAGCACCCTTTTAAAAATCTTACACATTTAACTTACCAAAATGCAATTAAAGCCTTTTACGAAAAAAATTATAAACAAGCTTCATTTTTAATTCATAAAACAGAATATCAAAAAGAATTTTTTCCTGAAATTTTGGAACTTGCTGGAGATATTGCTTTAAAAGAGGGATCTTCGGAAGAAGCCATTGATTGGTGGACATATGCTTATGCCCTCACTAAATCACCTCGTATTAATATCAAACTTCAAACTCAATTAAACTATGAAAAAAAATAA